The sequence TCCATTTGCGGGCTCTGGAccagtctctgcctcccccaTCCCATGTGTGGGGACGGATCACCTCATAGCACCCCCAGAAGGCTGGGTCCCGTCCATCCCCAGAGAACTCCCTCCAAGTTGCTGCCCTGTTGTCCTTCTACTCCAGGCCCTTTGGCAAGAGCTGGGGACCAGGGGCTGGAGACAAATGGCAGCTCTGGTGGGCCAGCTTCAGAGGCCAGCTGGGGGGTCCAGGAAAGGGGTTGGGCCATGAGCCAGGCAGCTCCGAAGCAGTCACTGAGGCCAGGGAGCCTGCACCCAGGTCATGGGGCGACCTGGCTCTCACTCCTGGCCTGGGTGCTCACCTACAGACCACTTCACTTCCCCTGTCCGCAGCGTCACTATGTCCTCATAGGTGGCTGTCTGGTCAATGTCCAGGCCCTGGAGACATTAAGTGGAACTCAGGCCGGGACCACACCCCAACCACACCAGCAGATAGTGGCCACTGACCCCGAGGACTCAGAGCTGCTGGGCCTGCCCCTCTCCTTACCTCGTAGGTGTGATCTTCCTCCATGCCAGCCTTGCTGTCATCCTGGGGGCGGAGAGGGATGGAGATCAGAGTGTTAGTGTCCCCCAGCCCCATCCCCtgctgggccaggctggggagggccagggagaggggtgaggggtCAGGAGTGAGGTGCATTCTGCAAGAACAgctgaatgaaggaaggaaggaaggaatgattgAATTGGTGAGCCAGTGGGGACAGGCTGGACCAAGAAGGCCACAACGAGAGCTGGGGAGATGGAGACCCTGCATATGCCTGGCCTATGCGGTGGCCTCCTCTGCGGTCCCCCAAGGCTTCCCCCGTCCCCTGATCACCTTGTCCAGCAGCAGGAAGATAGGCACGATGATGAAGAGGATGATCAGCAGCGTCTGGATCATGATGATACCATCCTTCAGCGTGTTCCTCTGCTTCAGCTGTGCCAAGGTGCTGAATCCTGCGGGGACAGGGGTGGGGTTGTGAGCCTGGGCCACAGTCCACCTTTTAGGCCTACAAGGGCAGCTCCCTCAGGTCCCAGTGGCTCTCCTGAGTGCTCTAGGGCCATGACCATCACCACAAGAGGCAGGCCGGGCTAGGGTGGGGCGGACAGCTACAGGAGCGTCCCAGCCACCTGGCACACACCCATGACTCGCAGCTCTGTGCCGCAGCCCTGGTAGACCTCCGAGGTGTTGTTGCACTTCTGCTGACAGAAGTAGATGCCATTGTCCTCAAACCGGATGCCTTGGATGGTGAGGGTGGCGAGAGATTCGTTCTGGGACTCTTCCATGCGGCCCTTTTCCAGCTTCAGCTGCTGGGGATTCTCGTCCATCTCCTGCTTCCAGAGCCAGCTCACATTGCCGGAGGCGCTGTTCATGTAGCAGTGCATTTTCACCGTGAAGCCCCGTTTCCTGGCTATGAAACGTGGGCTCTGCCAGATCCGCGAACAAGCACTACCTGTGGGTGCCAAGGCCAGGCTCAGCATTCCGCTTGGCATCTTCCTGAGTGCCAGCCCCAGCAGCAGGCCCCTGCCCTGGCTGGCACAGACTCCCTGGGCTTAGTCCTTGCTTCTCAGGGTGTGGGacaggcaggaggctgaggttggagttGGGAAGCAGAGCCACGTGAGAGGCTGAGCCACATGAGAAGCCACGGCCAAGCTCTCAGACTCCACCTCTTCCCGACTGCCCCACCTCCCCTTCGATTTTCCTTTGGAAGAGCCCTGGGACCTTGCCATTCCTTCCTATGCCCATTACAACAGCCTGACCCAGGCCACACCCCCAGGACCTGGAGGCCCACAGGCCTGGCCCCTCCTTTCACTGGGCTGCCCTGCACAGGCTTGAAATCCTCAGTCTCCCCCGTTCCTCCAGGGATAAAGGCCAAATTCCTAGTCTGTCAACTGAGACCTTCCTCAGTCGACCCCCTCCCTGCATGACTTCCCTCTATCATCCCCCTCTTCCCTCCT comes from Homo sapiens chromosome 17, GRCh38.p14 Primary Assembly and encodes:
- the CD79B gene encoding B-cell antigen receptor complex-associated protein beta chain isoform 2 precursor (isoform 2 precursor is encoded by transcript variant 2), with the protein product MARLALSPVPSHWMVALLLLLSAEPVPAARSEDRYRNPKGFSTLAQLKQRNTLKDGIIMIQTLLIILFIIVPIFLLLDKDDSKAGMEEDHTYEGLDIDQTATYEDIVTLRTGEVKWSVGEHPGQE
- the CD79B gene encoding B-cell antigen receptor complex-associated protein beta chain isoform 1 precursor (isoform 1 precursor is encoded by transcript variant 1), which translates into the protein MARLALSPVPSHWMVALLLLLSAEPVPAARSEDRYRNPKGSACSRIWQSPRFIARKRGFTVKMHCYMNSASGNVSWLWKQEMDENPQQLKLEKGRMEESQNESLATLTIQGIRFEDNGIYFCQQKCNNTSEVYQGCGTELRVMGFSTLAQLKQRNTLKDGIIMIQTLLIILFIIVPIFLLLDKDDSKAGMEEDHTYEGLDIDQTATYEDIVTLRTGEVKWSVGEHPGQE
- the CD79B gene encoding B-cell antigen receptor complex-associated protein beta chain isoform 3 precursor (isoform 3 precursor is encoded by transcript variant 3); the encoded protein is MARLALSPVPSHWMVALLLLLSAAEPVPAARSEDRYRNPKGSACSRIWQSPRFIARKRGFTVKMHCYMNSASGNVSWLWKQEMDENPQQLKLEKGRMEESQNESLATLTIQGIRFEDNGIYFCQQKCNNTSEVYQGCGTELRVMGFSTLAQLKQRNTLKDGIIMIQTLLIILFIIVPIFLLLDKDDSKAGMEEDHTYEGLDIDQTATYEDIVTLRTGEVKWSVGEHPGQE
- the CD79B gene encoding B-cell antigen receptor complex-associated protein beta chain isoform 4 precursor (isoform 4 precursor is encoded by transcript variant 4): MARLALSPVPSHWMVALLLLLSAAEPVPAARSEDRYRNPKGFSTLAQLKQRNTLKDGIIMIQTLLIILFIIVPIFLLLDKDDSKAGMEEDHTYEGLDIDQTATYEDIVTLRTGEVKWSVGEHPGQE